A single genomic interval of Megalobrama amblycephala isolate DHTTF-2021 linkage group LG17, ASM1881202v1, whole genome shotgun sequence harbors:
- the LOC125250815 gene encoding uncharacterized protein LOC125250815 has protein sequence MFGRIPRLPIDIMFQHVLCDDRVVSHHEFVSALRRDLSTAAEIARKHSLKEQNRHAILYNRKVRGSPLAVGDRVLLANRGEKGMRKVADKWDSVLYEVQSVRPEINVYRIKDVQTGKERVVHRNLLLPVNFLSWDGDDEEQSVRSASTDATRGSALDSALVDDTDPVSKTSEWLMQMDGTQNSDVMQDATCGEASDIPDEMTPSECSDNDQHSPETEHVPEPIQSTESLPASMPNESSSCVQVPDNRNVPVICEQPTSTLTSHITTRLGRLVRPPNRLICEIDNQQIVRSDSHSDAQVIFQGTSFVELLRNLFV, from the coding sequence ATGTTTGGGCGTATCCCGAGGCTACCTATCGACATCATGTTCCAGCACGTCCTTTGTGATGATAGGGTGGTCAGCCACCATGAGTTTGTCTCTGCGCTGAGAAGAGATCTGAGCACAGCTGCAGAAATTGCCCGCAAACACAGTCTCAAAGAGCAGAACCGACATGCCATTCTTTATAATCGGAAGGTCAGAGGTTCACCCTTAGCAGTGGGAGATCGAGTTTTGCTGGCTAACCGTGGAGAGAAAGGCATGAGGAAAGTTGCAGACAAGTGGGACTCTGTTCTGTATGAAGTACAATCAGTCAGACCAGAGATTAATGTGTACAGGATTAAAGATGTCCAGACTGGCAAAGAAAGAGTGGTGCACAGAAACCTGTTACTTCCAGTGAATTTCTTATCCTGGgatggtgatgatgaggagcaGTCTGTTCGATCAGCTTCCACCGATGCTACCCGTGGCAGTGCTCTTGATTCTGCTCTTGTGGATGATACTGATCCTGTTTCAAAGACATCTGAATGGTTAATGCAGATGGATGGAACACAAAACAGTGATGTTATGCAGGATGCCACTTGTGGTGAAGCTTCAGACATCCCTGATGAGATGACTCCTTCAGAGTGTTCTGATAATGATCAGCACAGTCCAGAAACTGAGCATGTTCCTGAACCTATTCAGAGTACAGAGAGTTTACCTGCATCTATGCCCAATGAGTCCTCCAGTTGTGTGCAAGTACCTGATAACAGAAATGTTCCTGTTATTTGCGAACAGCCCACAAGCACACTAACCAGTCACATCACTACACGGTTAGGGAGATTAGTTAGGCCCCCTAACAGACTTATTTGTGAAATTGATAATCAACAAATTGTCAGAAGTGATTCACACAGTGATGCTCAAGTTATTTTTCAAGGAACTAGCTTTGTTGAGTTGTTGAGGAACCTTTTTGTTTAA